The genomic interval tttgtttgctgacAAGGTCTTTGATTTCTGCAGCATTTGGCAAAATaactgaaacacaaaaaaaaaggaaaaatgctGAACAACCCACATTGTCAGAGGCATTAGTATCCTGAACTAGCTCATTCCACATTGTTTGTAATGCCAACATTAACATATATCCACAGCTCTGCACAGCCCGGTGAGCGCAGAAAGCTCTAACGGTGGCCCCCGTTGTTAATGTAATCTCTCCTCATGGTTAATACATTTTTCTACTCAGTGAGCACAGCAACAGGCCACACTAACATTcgtgtacaaaacaaaacacccaTTCAAACATCCCTTcccttcctctgtgtctctaaTGTAATTCATTTCTGATCACTCTACTAATTTGATTTACCCTGTCTCTGCTATAGACCATTTTCCTCCAGGACAACGCTATAGTGCAGATCCGTCTTCAGGACCTGACTCGCCTTGGTAGCCTCCATTACCTCTACCTTCAGAATAATAGCATCTCAGCCCTGGAACCTGGAGCGTTTCTCAGCCAGGGGCAGCTGCTGGAGCTAGCCCTCAATGGCAACCTCATCCACCTTGTGACCCCAGACATGTTTCGGGGTCTGGAGCACCTCCGGATCCTGTACCTCGCTGGGAATCAGATAACTCGAGTGCAGGACTACACCTTCAGGGGACTGCAGGTTGGAAGGAATGATAAATGGAAGGATGGTGTTTAATGCAAAAAATCGTAATAATTTTTTAGTAAACTGAAAAAAGCTTTGCGTTTGCCAGCAAAGCTAAAGCTATTCCAATATGGGATGCCTTTTTACGGATTATATAAAATGACGTCTGCAACTGTAAATCCAATTCATGACAACACGTTGGACTAAtccctacagtacagtaatacagtaCAGACTGAGTCAGGTGGAATTCAGTCATCCTGTCTTTACAGTTGAcatttcctttcctcctcctttaaCATTTTGCTTTCTCTGCTTTATGTCTTTTTACCATGTGCAGCGTCTGCAGGAACTTCACCTGCAGGAAAACAGCATAGAGCTGCTAGCGGAGCAAGCTCTGTGTGGCTTGTCATCTCTGGCCCTGCTGGACCTCAGCAGAAATCACCTCCGCACCCTGGGAGCTTCATCACTCAATCCGCTCGTGAGCCTGCAGGTGCTCCGAGTCACAGGTACGCAGAACGTGGACATATTACCTACAACACGGTATGTCTCACTGTAATATGACATAATCCTCCTTAAAAAATAGCTTCAATACCAGAGTTTTGAAAAGCTGACACTGCTTGAGAATGCACTGCTACAGCCATGACCTGCAGGCTCATGTCAATGAAAATGAAGTGCccttaaacatgttttacatatcAAAGGGTTTCGTTCAACCATAaacctttaattaaaaacaaaatccctCAAAGACACAATTTTAAAGAATAAATTGAAGTAAATCTGTCTACAAAAGGGATATCCTATCCAGGGCAATTAGTCCTGCTATGGTCTAAATTTAAATtatctgggaaccatcaccttatcgtggtggagaggtttgtgtgttccTATGAActtgagagctgtgttgtctggagcctagtgctcctggtagggtctcccaaggcaaattggtctcaggcgaggggccagactacgaatggttcaaaacgacttcatgaaaaaaagggaaaggaaaggagagaccctgcccggaggaagcccggggcccccgtcaggagccaggcccagagggagggcccgacagcgagcgcctggtggccgggtttgccacggagccagGTCGGGCACAGcctgaagaagctacgtggtgcctcccatccatccatcctgtgggcccaccactcatgggaaaaaccgctggggtcgacaaaggctggctctggggacgtggaacgtcacctctctgtgggggaaggagccggaactagtgcgggaggtggagcgctaccagttggatctggtggggcttacatctatgcacagtcttggctctggaaccgtactcctggataggggttggactctatttttctctggagttgcccaaggtgtgaggcgtcggacGGGTGTGGGGATACCCACAAGTCCCCAGCTGAGTgccactacgttggagttcaccccggtggacgagaaggtcgcctccctacgccttcaggttatggggagtgaaaactctgactgttgtttgtgcctatgccccaaaccgcagttcggagtattcagccttcttggagacccttaacggagccctgcagggggctccagtaggggactccgtagtcttactgggagacttcaacgcacacgtgggaaatgatggagacacctggagaggcgtgattgggaggaagggcctccctgatctaaacccgaacggtcatttgttgttggacttctgtgctagtgatggaatggccataacaaacacaatgttcgaacataaggatgctcataagtgtacgtggtaacagagcaccctaggccaaaggtcaatgatcaattttgtaatcgtatcatctgatctgaggctgcatgttttggacactcgggtgaagagagggacggagttgtcaactgatcaccatctggtggtgagttggatcaaggggtgggggaaaactctggacagacctggtaagcccaaacgagtagtgcgggtgaactgggaacgtctgaaggaagcccctgtcctggagattttcaactcacacctccggtggagctttttagacatccctgtggaggttcggggcattgaacctgagtgggcgatgttcaaaacctctatagctgaagctgcggtgatgagctgtggtctgaaggtcttaggtgcctcaaggggtggtaaccctcaaacaccgtggtggacccctgtggtcagttgcagggtaccgaaggactagaagggcggcagcctctgccgtgtcagaggcaaagcagcagctgtgggagaagttcggagaagctatggagaaggactttcggtcggcaccaaggtgcttctggaaaatcatccggcacctcaggagggggaagcggggaaccatccaagctgtgtacagcaagggtgggaccctgctgactttgactgagaaggttaatcgggcggtggaaggagcactttgaggaactcctgaatcagactaacatgccctctatggtagaggcagagctggaagctgatgggggaccatcgtcaatttccctgttggaagtcactgaggtagtcaaacaactccacagtgacaaagccgcaggggttgatgagatccgtccagaaatgctgaaggctttgggtgttgaggggctgtcttggttgacacgcctcgtcaacattgcgtggaagtctgggacagtgcctagggggtggcaaaccggggtggtggttcccctatttaaaaacgGGGACCAGAGAgcgtgtgccaactacaggggtatcacacttctcagcctccctagtaaagtctactccaaggtactgcaAAGGAGAGTTCGGCTGGTAGTACCTCTGATTGAAGaagaacaatgcggattccgtcctggtcgtggaacaacggaacaactcttcactctcgcaaggatcctggagggggcctgggagtacgcccatccggtctacatgtgttttgtggatctggagaaggcgtatgaccgggtcccccgggtgatactgtgggaggtgctgcgggagtatggggtgagggggtcacttctgagggccatccaatccctgtacgcccaaagcgagagttgtgtccggctactcggcagtaagtcggactcgttcctagtgaatgttggcctccgccagggctgtgctttatcacaaatcctgttcgtgattttcatggacaggatatcgaggtgcagtcgtggaggagagtggttgcagttcggtgtcctgaggatctcatcgctgctctttgcagatgatgtggtccttatggcatcatcggtctgtgaccttcaacagtcactggatcggttcgcagccgagtgtgaagcggttgggatgaggatcagcacctcaaaatctgaggccatggttcTCAGCatgaaaccggtggattgcctactctgggtagggaatgagcccttaccccaagtgaaggagttcaagtacctcggggtcttgttcgcgagtgagggcacaatggagcgagagattggccagagaatcggagcagcgggggcggtactgccgtcgctttaccgcactgttgtgaggaaaagagagctgagccagaagacaaagctctcaatctaccggtcgatcttcgttcctaccctcacctatggtcatgaaggctgggtcatgaccgaaagaacaagatcacgggtacaagcggttgaaatgggttttctcagacgggtgagagactttacgttgaaaggagtcagttgaggtggttcaggcatctactAAGGATGtcacctgggcacctccctaggaaggtgttccaggcacgtccagctgggaggagaccccggggaagacccaggactcggtggagagattatatctcctcactggcctgggaacgcctcgggatcccccagtcggagctggaggatgtggcccggagaagggaagaatggggttccttactggagctgctgcctccgcaacccgaccccggataagcggtagacgatggatggatggatgagacAGATAAATATTTACCAAACAAAATCACCTAAAGGTCAATTTGGTAGCTGTTCTGGATCCTTCAATCCTATCCCATGAACTCCATCAGTAGATGAAATTTGTTTAATtcttcaaaatgtcttctgaaTGCTTCATGAACTTCTCACCCATGTTGGTTCGAAGTTGGGTTTCAAAGTTTCCGTCATAATCTACCTTTTTTATCATAATAAggaatatttaataattacattgccattcattcattacatttttaaataataaatatacggAACAAGCTTAGATGATGCATTTATAAGGGCATGGTGAACAAACATGAACAGAGACACTGATTGTGTGGACACTTAAAGATTCCCCCACCCCCCACACAGTGACAGCTGAGGCCAATAAAATCACTGCAAACATTATGCCTAAACAGGCAAATTTGAATACTACAATTTTACaaaatttgtttttatgtctttgccTCGAACAGATGACTTCTCGTGGCTGTAATAATTTTGTTCTGACGGCTGAACCCGCTCCACTCTGCTGCCACACTGGAGACTGAATTAGCAGCGCCACTTCATCCAAAGTTTTAAAATTGGGAAACATTTCTCCCAGAGAAGTGATCAGAGATTGGCAAGACTCTCTGAACGTGGGATTTCATTTCCCATTCCTGAAAAAACTTTCTTCACTGGGTGGAAATCCGAGTGACGCCGAGATCAAAAGGTGGCTAATGGTATGCCGATATGGTTCAGTgttatacagtatgttgctCATGTTCCACCGGCATATACCGTTTCCACTTGAAAGTGGTATGCCACTGTCAGACTGCCACATCAGTAATCTCAATCACATCTCATaacatattattttctttgtctttaataaaggaTTGTATAACGTTAAGTCTCTCTCGTCTAACACCATAGCCAGCCAGCCACTTTTTGATCTCGGCGCTGCTGTTCCTGCAGCATGTGCTCCTCCTGCACCAGTCATGCCGCTGCTCCTCacagcacagagaggagaggaggagaggagaagcgCTGTGAATGACCTAAAGTTACGATAGATCGCCCTTAGACGGTCTTAAGATTTTGACGGAAAATATTTGTGTAATGCAACCTGTGTGTGACAATGCTTGGATACTTGACATTGGAAAACCACCCCAACGCAAGGTTCATTTCGCAGCTTGTTTTGAGCTTTCAATCTGACTAGATGATCTTCTTCAGCAGTTTTTATGTAATTGTAGGTTTGTTCTGAGCATTATAAGGGATCTTCTGCCATATAGGCTTAAAAGTTGGGGTTCAAAGTTCATTCCTGTACAGCAGTTGACAAAAGCCATACACTTGGTTaaccttttcttcttccatTCCTCACCTCCAGAAAACCCATGGCGCTGTGATTGTGCTTTAGGCTGGCTGAGGACCTGGATCAGCGAAGACGGACAGCGTCTGTTGAGCTCTGCCGAACAGCGTCGGCTGATGTGCTCTGAACCGCCTCGCCTCTCCCACCTCAGCCTGGTGGAGGTGGCTCCCAACAGCCTGGTCTGCATCCCCCCCGTAGTGCAGCTCGAGCCCAGCCACCTGACTGTGCGACTAGGGGAGAGCCTCCGTGTTTCCTGCCAGGCCTCGGGATACCCTCAGCCTCAGGTGACATGGAAGAAAGCCTCGCATGGCAAGGCCCAGTTATCACCTCGAGGCTTGGTTCAAGAGCTGGGACCTAATGGTGAGCTCTTCAGGCCTGGAGCTGGAGGAGTGGTGACAGCCCTGCCTAGCAGTGAAGGGATCAAGGTTGGAGGCATTGAAGGAATCCAGGGGCTTGTGCGTGGGACTGAGGAGGGTGGCGAGAGGGACAGCTTTGATCCGGACATGGGTAGCGGGATGTTGTTCCTCAGCAACGTGACTGTAGCGCACGCTGGGCGTTACGAGTGTGAAGCCTGGAACCCTGGTGGTGTAGCCAGAGTTACCTTTCATTTGGCTGTCAACATGTCTTCTACTTCTTATTCATCCCAGTTCTGGCCTCGTTTGAACATGCACTCCGTTGTTTCCTCTTCATCTAGCTCCTTCTATCAACCAGAGGTTCTGGATGTTAGTCAGGAGCTGCTCTATGAACAGGACAGCATGGACTTCTACGCTCTTGGCCCTGCTACGCAGACGGCCATTGCTGTTGGTATCTCCTTGCTGGCACTCACTGCCGTTCTCCTCTTGATTATGATCTACACTCGTCACCAGCAGTACCGCAAAGAAGAAGGCGGTTCCTACTGTACCAGCAAGGAAGAAAGCATCCTTTATGTGAATGACTACTCTGACGGGCCCACCACCTTTGCACAGCTAGAAGAGTTCCGCGACGACCACGGCCACGAGATGTACGTGCTCAACAGAACCAAGCCTGTCCTGGGCTCCACTTCATCCAGGTGTCCCATGATAAGCGGGTTTGTCCAGCAGAAGGGTATGAAGGAGGCTCTCCTGGACCACGAAATGGTGCAGACACTGACCAGATCAGGGGGAATGGGGCTTCGCAGAAACCCAGCAGATGGAAACGAAGGACCCCTAACAACAGACCCAGAGGAACTCTTCCTCAGTCAGAGTCTCCTCTTCGGATCGCAGGTTGCCTACGAGATCCACTGCTAAAGGGATGATTGTGTTCTGATATGAACCAATATGTTGATGGACttaattaaagacattaaaagaaGTCATGGTGCAAAGATTTGAAGCATCAGATCATTATATGGTCTTCAAATGAGAGGAGAGCGTCAGTTAGTGGTTGCTGGGAGGAACCTGGATCACAATCAGCCTCTCAGAGATGCTCATCTGATTTATTGTATGACATTAATTTAGATGGGTCAGATGGATGAACATTGATAATTAGGGAAAGTAACAACTGAACCATACCTGTCTGTGTCCAAATCAACCCTTTAAAGATAATTACAAGTTGCTAACTTTATCAGAAATGGTTTGGATGACAGTTCATCTAAATCCTCACAAAATAGGCTGAGAATTAACAATATGGATTAAAACAGTGAGTaatattttgtacttttctttagggtttgttttgtgttctgtctgtattatgtgtaaatataatGAAGCAAATTTTCACTGTGAAGTACAGATATTTTGTGGACCCTGTTGCAGATCTCATTAGAATTAGACCTAAACTGATCCTCTTACTGAAACTACATTGTCATTACCCATATGGTCGAATGAGTGTGGGTGGGTGGATTTGTTTAAAGATGTTCATTTTGAATGCAGCATCCATTTGTAACATGGCATTGTATTACTTGATGTTAACATGTCATGCTTTTTCTACTTATTTGTTGCAATACTAGAACAAGGAATTAACATTTATATTGGCTGAATCTTTGGTGAAACTAATTCCATTAACATCACTCTGTgtgaatattgtacattttgtctttggtttctacataataaaatgtattttaaaagattCAATGCTTCTTTGTTTACAAGGTCAGCTGTTCTGCTAATTCTATAATCAAACTGTACTGTAAAAGCTTATTGCTTTTTTATGCCTTCCTATGTAGGCATGTAGTGGGTGAGTATgatagatgtttgtttttttaaatagacaGTGGCTTTCAGTCAGTGTAAAGGTCAGTGAGAGGTCCATGTTTCATAAACTCTAAATTATTTTTCTCTGCTACTAAGCACAGTATCAGGTGGATGCTATTGGTAATTTGTTTTGAAACAACAGAGCTGTTTTTTTATACCTAGACCTGAAGCCATATTGATTTTCACTCAAAAACATATCAATATTCTTTCAATACTAatttaatactatttatttGTATGGATGTATCTTAACAACTGTATTAAATGCAAAGGTTATTTTATCAGAACTCAATAAGAAACCCAACTGAAGAGCATGTTCCACGTCaagaaattgtattttattaataatgctGCCTGTCATAGGCACGGTATACGAGCATCAACGCAATACCAGCATGTTAAGTGGAGTAAAATACTTAATTTGAGACTGCATCTTTAACCTGTTTCTATGGTGACaaacttttaatttgtaattGCTGTCAATTTTAAAGACCtatttgatatatattaataaatagatATGGTATTGCAATAATTTGATGTATAGTGCAGATGATTGTAGAGAAATctaatttaaaggaatagttcaacatttttggaaataatcCTTTCTTTAAACTGGAACCATGTTTCTGAGATGTTACAAATAAGCATAACTGCAAAGGCTTGCAGAGGAGCTGACAAATCTCAAATCTCAACAACCTGCATATTAAGCAGGCTGATTGGTTGATCCAACTTCTGTTGGGAAGCAGTTattaaacagacaaaagaaaacctAATACATGATATATAAACACGTCCTCATACCTAAACGAAAGaaaagattgttttgtcaagTACATGTGACCGACAGGAGCACATCGTGAAGTGGTCCCACTTTCAAACACATGGTAAatgttgtgaattgaaacaaaagtACAttgttaggtttaggcaacacaaGTAATTTAGGAAATTATCATAGGTAAGTTTGTTTGTTACATAACTTAGGTTACGTACGTAAGTTAAGTATGTACATACATAAGTTGACTTACAGACTAAACTATATGTTGACTTTTGATTTGACACGGTCCCCTTGGTGAAAGTCTGGTGTTAATTTGGGCCATGCATCCAACCAGACCGTCTCCCACATTGTTGCTCTTTATATTACGTCGCCAAACTTCCTCCTTTGCTACAGTAATAATTACTATAGCCACTAGAGGCTAACAATAAATGGAAATATGCGTTGTAATAAGCTGCTTGCATGGACAACCTATATGACTGTTTTGTTGGTGAGGACTATCTATATGTAGTTATAAAAGAAACAGTCACGCAAATGTATCTTGAGAAATacgctttttgttttatttcagaaagTTAAACAAGAAGACTGATTAACCTATCTTAGGATAAAGGCTGGAACctggggaaacagctagcctggctgtcTCTAAAGGCGCAGTAACTTTTCAGACTCTTGGCATCACAGTGGAGTTGCCAGCTTATAAGCGAAAATGCTCTGCGGAGAAGTGCTGGGTGAATGCATGAACTGTTGTTCATCAAGactacaaattattttttttttaaacctgttaATAATTaagattttgtgtttttgagagCCAAGCTAGAATTCCCATGCTGCGGAATTGCCTGCGGAATAAATGACTTCTTACATTATGTTCTTTATAGCACCTACCAGAGTTTAGCTTCACATATTGATGCTTTTCAATCAGCAGCTGAGCTAATATCAGTAGAACATTGACCAAACActggaaaacaaagaaactgacCGAAGCCCACCGCAACAGTACCTAATCACAGCTGAATATGTATTATTCAGCTCATTTCACacaatgaaatgtgaaatactCTTATTGCAATTGTCCTATGAGCAAATTGATGTCCTATTGTGAAACAACTCTTAGGCTGTGTCATTACATGCCTTGCTTACAATGGTTGTCATGGACACAATGGCAAAAACTCAAAGTGTCTGTGTTATTGCCATTTTGAGGTAGTTTGAGGCATTGTGATATTTTGTACAACACCTATCACTGACTACACGCTGAGAGTACTAAACTGTTGTTTCGTTTTCATATAGCGTGCACCTCCTCTAATCACTCCACATTATTTTCAAAGATCCCCACCAGTGTACCTGCAGGCGTGTGCTGTTGATTAGAGCCCTCGATAATTGATATAACAACCAGAAAATTATGCAGAAATAATACTAATGATAGGACTAGTGTGGATATCAAGATTTTAATGCACTGCTTCTGCTAAGAGGAACCCCACTAAGAAGCATTACCTTTTCCAAAATGCACTGGCACTTTGTAATGCCACATAGGTTATTGTATGTGGGATATCTAAGTGGATTATGAAACCATTTGTGATGCAGAAAGACATTTAAGgctaaatatttaatattcatgtttctGACAAGCACGTTTAAGAGCTTTTTTCAAAATCTGAATTTGTTTTATATGCTTGTGGGGGATTATACAGTTTTGGGTATTACTATCATTCAAGGACAGTCAAGGACAACATCAACTGTCCAAATGATTTTTTACtaataaagagaaaacaacacatttcagtaACACTTAAATGtaatacacattcacacaacatAGAAAATGCATGCCAATCGTTGCTGGCATGCTGTACTATTAAGATTTCTCTTTTGATAGCGAGGTTGCCTGTGATCCCATCAATCGCAACGTGGAGTGAGGATGCAGTAGGGAACAGTGATATTTCATGGTTCTCATACTGATGCtgtacttctttttcttttttttacaaaaccaACTCCTTTCATGtattttttctcatttctcctTCAACTTGGTTCAACATAAGGGAATGAATTTTTGTATGAGGTCAAATATGAGATATGTGGGActgaattattgatgcatttctACCTGGCCTCTACAATGGCTTTTCCCAGAAGACGGGTTTGTACAAATTTCAGTGTAATGTTCGGTGTAAATAAGATGCCATCCTTCCATTTTAGTTTTGCATTGATGCAGCTTTGATGCTATGTTGAATG from Cottoperca gobio chromosome 17, fCotGob3.1, whole genome shotgun sequence carries:
- the lrrc24 gene encoding leucine-rich repeat-containing protein 24, with the protein product MVLLWFSRLVLIITALIPRPSAGCPSDCRCYSLTVECGSLGIKEIPQGVPSVTETIFLQDNAIVQIRLQDLTRLGSLHYLYLQNNSISALEPGAFLSQGQLLELALNGNLIHLVTPDMFRGLEHLRILYLAGNQITRVQDYTFRGLQRLQELHLQENSIELLAEQALCGLSSLALLDLSRNHLRTLGASSLNPLVSLQVLRVTENPWRCDCALGWLRTWISEDGQRLLSSAEQRRLMCSEPPRLSHLSLVEVAPNSLVCIPPVVQLEPSHLTVRLGESLRVSCQASGYPQPQVTWKKASHGKAQLSPRGLVQELGPNGELFRPGAGGVVTALPSSEGIKVGGIEGIQGLVRGTEEGGERDSFDPDMGSGMLFLSNVTVAHAGRYECEAWNPGGVARVTFHLAVNMSSTSYSSQFWPRLNMHSVVSSSSSSFYQPEVLDVSQELLYEQDSMDFYALGPATQTAIAVGISLLALTAVLLLIMIYTRHQQYRKEEGGSYCTSKEESILYVNDYSDGPTTFAQLEEFRDDHGHEMYVLNRTKPVLGSTSSRCPMISGFVQQKGMKEALLDHEMVQTLTRSGGMGLRRNPADGNEGPLTTDPEELFLSQSLLFGSQVAYEIHC